A genome region from Anastrepha obliqua isolate idAnaObli1 chromosome 4, idAnaObli1_1.0, whole genome shotgun sequence includes the following:
- the LOC129246078 gene encoding DNA repair protein complementing XP-A cells homolog, whose translation MSSTGRVFTEAEKARMERNRIKALHLRQAKLVAHPYQKKNVNSADGEESVIKVQGTKYIDSGGGFLLEQPVISTNGQAITAGKEISDSNTEAAKVLNDALSIPVTFEECLDCGDAFVESYLFSNFGHAVCDKCRDQDGRHALITRTEAKAEYLLKDCDFDRREPPLRYISRKNPHNVRWGEMKLYLLLQVERRAMEVWGSEEELSRQHELLEEKREVTKVKKYNKQMKQLRMEMRSSLFTKETKSTHEHEFGADTYNEEDDNYTHTCLKCPYTETYEKM comes from the exons ATGTCGAGCACCGGTCGTGTTTTTACTGAAGCGGAAAAAGCGCGCATGGAGCGCAACCGCATCAAGGCTCTTCACCTTAGACAAGCTAAATTAGTTGCACACCCCTATCAAAAAAA AAATGTTAACTCGGCAGACGGCGAAGAATCTGTAATTAAAGTACAAGGCACAAAATATATTGACAGTGGTGGAGGCTTTTTGTTAGAGCAACCGGTTATTTCAACTAATGGGCAGGCCATCACGGCAGGAAAGGAAATAAGTGATTCTAATACCGAAGCCGCAAAAGTTTTAAATGATGCCCTTTCCATACCAGTCACCTTTGAGGAATGTCTAGATTGTGGAGATGCCTTCGTTGAATCGTATCTATTCAGCAACTTTGGTCATGCTGTTTGTGACAAATGCCGTGACCAGGATGGGCGTCATGCATTAATCACCCGGACTGAGGCTAAAGCAGAGTATTTGTTGAAGGATTGCGATTTTGATCGACGTGAACCCCCCTTGCGCTATATTAGCCGAAAGAATCCGCATAATGTACGATGGGGCGAAATGAAACTTTACCTTTTGTTGCAAGTCGAGAGACGTGCAATGGAAGTTTGGGGAAGCGAAGAGGAGCTGAGTCGCCAACACGAATTGCTTGAGGAAAAACGTGAGGTGACAAAGGTGAAGAAGTACAACAAACAAATGAAGCAGTTACGCATGGAAATGCGAAGTAGCTTGTTTACGAAAGAAACCAAGTCAACGCATGAACATGAATTTGGAGCCGACACTTACAACGAAGAAGATGATAACTACACGCACACATGTCTAAAATGTCCCTACACTGAAACCTATGAAAAAATGTAA